A genomic segment from Pseudochaenichthys georgianus unplaced genomic scaffold, fPseGeo1.2 scaffold_264_arrow_ctg1, whole genome shotgun sequence encodes:
- the LOC117442047 gene encoding sodium-dependent multivitamin transporter-like, with amino-acid sequence MSCLPVSLSLIASFQSAVGHHRRPGGGLRSRDAVLVPRLQLLPGPPHPPAHIFIPVLYRLRITSAYQYLELRFSKAVRICGTVTFIFQTVVYMGLCVYTPAFALNAVTGFEIWGAVLAIGLCLHDLHNHRQEVVSPRTGSGLLQDRKWSPPGQEVVSPRTGSGLPQDRKWSPPGQEVVSSRTGSGLPQDRKW; translated from the exons ATGAGCTGTCTCCCcgtgtctctgtctctcatcGCCTCCTTCCAGTCGGCCGTGGGCCATCATCGGCGTCCCGGGGGAGGTCTACGCTCACGGGACGCAGTACTGGTTCCTCGGCTGCAGCTACTTCCTGGGCCTCCTCATCCCCCCGCTCACATCTTCATCCCCGTGCTGTACAGACTGAGGATCACCAGCGCCTACCAG TATCTGGAGCTGCGGTTCAGTAAGGCGGTGAGAATCTGTGGGACGGTGACCTTCATCTTCCAGACG GTTGTGTACATGGGGCTGTGTGTGTACACTCCTGCCTTCGCACTGAACGCAG TGACTGGATTTGAGATTTGGGGCGCCGTGCTGGCCATCGGACTCTGTTTGCATGATTTACACAACCATC GACAGGAAGTGGTCTCCCCCAGGACAGGAAGTGGTCTCCTCCAGGACAGGAAGTGGTCTCCCCCAGGACAGGAAGTGGTCTCCCCCAGGACAGGAAGTGGTCTCCCCCAGGACAGGAAGTGGTCTCCCCCAGGACAGGAAGTGGTCTCCTCCAGGACAGGAAGTGGTCTCCCCCAGGACAGGAAGTGGTAG